The Candidatus Acidiferrales bacterium genomic sequence GGGCAAGTGGGTTAACGGCTTGGTCGTGAGCGTCACCTCGTCAGCGGCGACGGTCAAGCTCGGACCTTACACCGCCACCGTCAGTGCGCCCGACTTTGCCTGGACGGGCAAGAAATCGCCGCGCGAGATATTTGAGGTGGGCGACCTGGATCTCTTTCGGGTTGTGGAGCTGAGCGGCAAGACGGCTCGCGTGCAACTGGAACAGAAACCGGCGGTGCAGGGCGCGCTGGTTGCCATTGAGAATCAAACGGGTGAAATCAAGGCCATGGTTGGCGGTTATAGTTTTGAAGAGAGCAAGTTCAATCGTGCCACGCAGGCTCTGCGCCAGGCGGGCTCTTCCTTCAAGCCCTATGTTTACGTCACCGCCTTCGAGCAGGGGCTGACGCCCTTTGAGACGGTGGTGGACGCGCCCATCAGCTATCCCACCCCGCAGGGCATTTGGGCGCCGCGCAACTACGACCACAAGTTTGAAGGCACCATTACCTATCGCCGGGCGCTGGCTGAATCCCGCAACATCCCAGCCATCAAAGTAGCCGAGCGGGTGGGCATGAAAAACGTGGTCGAGGTGGCGCATCGTTTTGGGATCACCTCGCGGTTAGAACCCTTTCTAGCGGTGGCCATCGGCGCCGCTGATCTGACCCTGCTCGAGCACACCTCGGCCTACGCTGCCTTTCCCAACGATGGCGTCCGGGTGGATCCCTTCTACATCCGCAAGGTGACAAGCTACGATGGCACCAGCCTGGAGGAGCATAAACCGACCGTGCACGACGTGGTCGCCCCGGCCGTCGCAAGAACGATGGTGGCCGCGCTCAGTGACGTCATTAACTTTGGCACCGGCGTGCGCGCCAAGAGCCTCGGCCGGCCGCTGGCAGGCAAGACGGGCACAACGAATGAGTGGAGCGACGCCTGGTTTATTGGCTTCAGCCCGTCGCTGACCTGCGGCGTCTGGGTAGGGTTTGATGACAAGCGGCTTTCCCTCGGCAAAGGCGAAACGGGCGCCCGGGCGGCGTTGCCCATCTGGGCCGACTTCATGCAAGCGGAGCTTGCCGGTCGGCCGGTAGAAGCTTTCCCGAACGTCGTTGCGCTAGGCGACTGGCCCCAGGCCAAATCGGTGAGGGTCGATACGCCGGACGAAGCTCCCGCCACGCACGAGGAAGAGGAAGAGAAGCCCCCGCCCCCGCCGCCTGCGCCAGCTCTTCCTGCTTCTGCCCCTAGCGGTCGCAACGGAGCATAGCCCCGGGGTATCCTTCCAACTATCTCCACCGCGAAACTTATCTTGCCTCCTCTTGTCGGAATGACTGCCGGGCAGAGTAGCGCACCGCCTTCTTGGCTGCTCTAGCTCGCCCACCCTTGGGCTACGCGAGCTTGCCCAGAGTGGGAATGGCATCGGCGCTCACTTTTTCTGCTTGCGGAAATGATCCCAGCCAAGCGGAAGGAGCGGCTCAAGTCGGCCGTCCTTCTGGACAAGGTAGATGCCGGGGTCGCGCGTCACGCGACCAATGCGAGTCAGCGGCACACCAGCAAGCCTCCTGGGTACGCGGCGCCTCCGGTGGGAGGGAACCGTGAACAGCAACTCGTAGTCCTCTCCGCCATGCAAAGCGAATTGGATCGGGTCGAGATGGCGAGTGGCGCGCTCATGAGGCAGCTTAGGTGCCGGAAGCTCGGAGCTTTCCACCAAGGCGCCGACCCGACTGGCGCGGCAGAGATGGTGCAAATCTGTGGACAGACCATCGCTCAAGTCAATCATGGCGGACGGCAACCTCAAACGTGCCAGTTCCAGCGCCAGCCGACAACGGGCTTCCGGGTAGAGATGCTGGCGAAGGTCTTGTCGCAGCCGTCTGTCTTGTGGTTTTGCCCCCCGCCGGATCAGCTCCAGCCCCAGGGCCGCCCGCCCAAGCTTCCCCGAAACGAAGATGTCATCCCCGGCCCGAGCACGGCTGCGGAGGACGGCCTGACCTCGCCTGACTTGGCCAACCACGGTTACGTCAGCCGCGAAGGCATGCCCGCCAATACTGGTGTCTCCGCCTGCGACCCGGAGACCGATCCGGCGACAGGCCACCCGAACCCCACTTAAAAACTCCTCGAGCCAACGTTCGGGTGTGTTTCGCCGAAGCGATAGAGAGAGAAATACCGCCAGCGGCCTGGCGGCCATGGCAGCTAGGTCGGAAGCCCCACGCATGATCGCCTTGAAACCGATCACATCGGGCGGGTGAATCTTCGGCAGAAAGTGAACCCCCTCTACAAAAAGATCGGTGGTGATTACTGGTTCATGACCTGGCAAAAGCCGCAGCACGGCGGCGTCATCTCCGAGCCCTACCACAAAATGGAGGGAGTGAGTGGGAAGCTTCCGTTGCAACCAATCCATCCATTCCACTTCACTCTGCATAACACATTGATTCTACTGCCTTGACTAGATTTTGTCTTGACATTATGAGGTCATATACGTACCATGTAGGCCGATTTGGAGAGTGTCTCTCTGGTTTCCGTTAGTTCGCCGGTTGTATTGGTTCGGTTCTAACGATTTGTCGCGTCGAAAGCAAGCGGCAGCCAGCCCGAAAGAAAATAGATTGGCTGAGGGGTAAAACCGCATGGAGACGCGCTACTATACCTTCCTAGTGGCGACTGACAGGCGCGGCCACCTCCGCAAAATCCGCGTTTCCGCCTATCTACTTCATCTCC encodes the following:
- a CDS encoding PBP1A family penicillin-binding protein; this encodes MSIFPPLPPITVRGKEYFGKIIFVFLLFFSIVIGVLTGLLFVYKSDLPEVHALETYRPGVITELYSDEGQVIGSFALQRRVIVTYQQVPAVLRNAILATEDKNFFSHWGIDVPRLIRAATKDLIKLRRAEGASTVTMQLTRVLFLTPEKSFKRKMQEMLLAVQIERAFSKQQIFTLYANQIYLGHGNYGFAAAAEFYFGKKLNELTLPEAATLVARIRGPGYSPLLYPQRALERRNLVLERMRVEGFLTKAEAQAAKQAPLDLHVQYPRNDLAPYFVEEIRRYLERTYGTEAVHEKGLRVYTTLNLALQQAANQAVFNGLRAYDKRHGWRGAPRNILKEKLGTLESYADEDWRRPVEKGKWVNGLVVSVTSSAATVKLGPYTATVSAPDFAWTGKKSPREIFEVGDLDLFRVVELSGKTARVQLEQKPAVQGALVAIENQTGEIKAMVGGYSFEESKFNRATQALRQAGSSFKPYVYVTAFEQGLTPFETVVDAPISYPTPQGIWAPRNYDHKFEGTITYRRALAESRNIPAIKVAERVGMKNVVEVAHRFGITSRLEPFLAVAIGAADLTLLEHTSAYAAFPNDGVRVDPFYIRKVTSYDGTSLEEHKPTVHDVVAPAVARTMVAALSDVINFGTGVRAKSLGRPLAGKTGTTNEWSDAWFIGFSPSLTCGVWVGFDDKRLSLGKGETGARAALPIWADFMQAELAGRPVEAFPNVVALGDWPQAKSVRVDTPDEAPATHEEEEEKPPPPPPAPALPASAPSGRNGA
- the thiL gene encoding thiamine-phosphate kinase, whose amino-acid sequence is MDWLQRKLPTHSLHFVVGLGDDAAVLRLLPGHEPVITTDLFVEGVHFLPKIHPPDVIGFKAIMRGASDLAAMAARPLAVFLSLSLRRNTPERWLEEFLSGVRVACRRIGLRVAGGDTSIGGHAFAADVTVVGQVRRGQAVLRSRARAGDDIFVSGKLGRAALGLELIRRGAKPQDRRLRQDLRQHLYPEARCRLALELARLRLPSAMIDLSDGLSTDLHHLCRASRVGALVESSELPAPKLPHERATRHLDPIQFALHGGEDYELLFTVPSHRRRRVPRRLAGVPLTRIGRVTRDPGIYLVQKDGRLEPLLPLGWDHFRKQKK